The DNA segment TactgagatttaaataaattactattttgcTTAAAACAGTTTACTATGCAAACGTTGTACTTAATATTATACTGCTATTTTACAATGTAGTTATTGCTAATAATCAGACTTAATAGAATCTCATGAAGCAACCCTTTAATACATTATTCTGATCATAAATTAAGTGATTTAACTACTGGTTggttatgtgtttttatgtttaattatgctGCCTTCAAGCCCTTCACGTGAACCTGGTTTTTGGCCTCCCTCATTTTATAGGAAATgcatttaaaggtatagtttaccgAAAAATTTACATTAGCTGAAGACTTAATCACCCTcgggccattcaagatgtagataaatttgtttcttcatcagaacagatttggagaaatttagcattacatgacttgaGACATGGTCATTGCACTACTTTGGGCTTTTTACTGGCATGGTATGCacaattaaaattatgtaatagcTGTGATCATTATTTTACCTTCCATGATCATTCAGACACCATCAGGTGCGGTATTAAACTCTGTCAAGTCTGCATCAAATCAAGCACCCCGTGATCAAAGGTAAACTGTCTGATCAGTCAGATGTTTGGCATGCGAAGTGTTCCACAAAACAGTTATGGTTTGCAGACAGTTATAAGAGTTGATGTTACAAATACGTattttgaatatactgtgtgaACTCATTGCCCAGTTAGCACAAATAGCTTTATTTTCCTCCTTAATATGTTTTgccagttgttttgtttattggtctaattcttgtttcttgggttGCATTGGTTAGTCACTCAATTAATTATCTTGTGCTTCATCACCCACCCCACCCCTTCTGAATTATGTGGTGTTGATGAGTTATTACAAAGTAAGACTGTTTAGTTGTGCAATCTTACTATCAATATATAGTAAATGTAACCAGTTAAAACTTGGAGTggcgatgaggtcttaaaatgtatgaaaagagtcttaaaaaaggtcttataAGGTATTAAATTTGACTCCATGATTCCTGTATATACCCTGTTTCTATAGTTTAGAGCAGATGCTGAGATAGATTTTTATCCCTAggacttttattaattaattaaatgtaaattttaattttaattataatttaaatctatctgtctatctatctatctatctatctatctatctagtcatGCTACAGAGAGATCAACGCAcaaagaagatgaagatgaatgcAAATAGGCTTTAATAAATCCAGGACAAAACGGACAGGATACACACGTAGGGACGTCATAGACAGGACAGAAAACATTGAACCGAACAAGGAATATATATATTGGCAAATGAAGATTATtaactagacacacctgaaccaaatgacataATGAACGGGAGACAGAAACAAGGTCACACTGAGCACATggggaaagaaaacacaacaaaaggtccatgagtctgacacacacacgcacacacaaaaaacacacacatatactgtaggtACAAAGGCATGGGAGTTTATGTAAGGGATTTTTAGGTTCAtggtaattttatttgttttgattctctTTCGTCCTTCAGAACTAACTTAATtgtacgtggcattgattcaacaaggtgctgaaagcattctttagaaatgttggcccatattgataggaaagcatcttgcagttgatggagatttgtgggatgcacatccagggcacgaagctcccgttccaacacatcccaaagatgttctattgggttgagatctggtgactgtgggggccattttagtacagtgaactcattgtcatgttcaagaaaccaatttaaaatgattcacgctttgtgacatggtgcattatcctggtggaagtagccatcagaggatgggtacatggtggtcataaagggatggacatcgtcagaaacaatgctcaggtaggccgtggcatttaaacgatgcccagttggcactaaggggcctaaagtgtgccaacaaaacatcccccacaccattacactaCCACcacagcctgcacagtggtaacaaggcatgatggatccatgttctcattctgtttacaccaaattctgactctaccatctgaatgtctcaacagaaatcgagactcatcagaccaggcaacattttttccagtcttcaaacTGTCCAatttttggtgagctcgtgcaaattgtagcctcttttttcctatttgtagtggagatgagtggtaccccgtggggtcttctgctgttgaagcccatccgcctcaaggtatgctgtgttgtggcttcacaaatgctttgctgcatacctcggttgtaacgagtggttatttcagtcaaagttgctcttctatcagcttgaatcagtcggcccatttctcctctgacctctagcatcaacaaggctttttcgcccacaggactgcggcatactggatgtttttcccttttcacaccattctttgtaaaccctagaaatggttgtgcctgaaaatcccagtaactgagcagattgtgaaatactcagaccagcccatctggcaccaacaaccatgccacactcaaaactgcttaaatcacctttctttcccattctgacattcagtttggagttcaggagattgttttggccaggaccacacccctaaatgcattaaAGCAattgccatgtgattggttgattagataattgcattaatgagaaattgaacaggtgttcctaataatcctttaggtgagtttatgtgtgtgtgtgtgtgtgtgtgtgtgtgtgtgtgtgtgtgtgtgtgtgtgtgtgtgtgtgtgtgtgtgtgtgtgtgtgtggtgtgtgtgtgtgtgtgtgtgtggtgagattATTTCACAGTGaggtgtgtgtctctgtgtctgtgtctgtatatatatgtatatatatgtatgtatgtaattatgtatgtatatatatatagagagagagagagagagagagagagagagtgtcggagagagagagagagaaatacaaacCTCATCAGTTGCTTTACCTGTTAACTGTTTGTTCCATTACTTGTTtatttgagatattattttatgtctacttaaattatttcttttttatttttgatatttttttttgtatttttagaggCATGGTAACTTCCAtagtgttaaaataaatgtacaaacaaacaaactatggaagtcaatgagacAAGCTCATGATAAGAGATTTTCCAGTGTGGAAAAGTTATTTGGCTTTGTTGCCTTTTTACAAGTTAAACACAAATGATTGCAAAGTTTGCAAAGGCTATAATTATAATGAATCCCAAGATGATTCATAATATATTCAGATGATTtcccaactgaaaaaaaagatgttataAAAACAAAGACTTTCAGCTCtccacatacagacacacagctTCCGATTTGTTGATATGATTGTTtgccttttttccccccaaactcAAACTTTGTATGATTTTCCACAGACAACAATGGACATTGAAGTCTAATCAACAGATGATAAATGGATGTATATAGCAATTTTAGCGTAAACTTATTAATATTGTCTCGTGCATTTTTATtgcagaatattattattttgtgtgatttggATGAATATCCTTAACTTGGTGGATAACATGTCTTATCCTTTTAGACTGACTCTTATGATGCCCAAAGAATCTAAATCATATTGGCATATATATttcacttgttttcttttaatttatctgGCTATATTATCAATTAATATTCGTCTAGTTATGGTCATCATCATGCAGAAAGCTCTTCATGAACCAATGTACATATTCTTGTGTCATCTATCTGTAAATGGAGTTTATGGAGCCTCAGGTTTTTATCCTAAATTTCTGTCTGATTTAATATTGGATTCATACGTGATCTCTTCTCACATGTGTGCTCTACAATCCTTTGTTATTTACAGCTCTTTACTTTGtgagtttacaatattaacagtTATGTCTTATGATAGATATGTAGCCATATGCAAACCTTTAGACTATCATTCCAAATTAACTAAAAACACCTGTGTGAAATTAATTCTGTTCTCATGGTTTGTTCCCAACTTCTCTGTGATTCCAGCAGCCCTGTTATCAAACCTAAGGCTGTTTTGTAAATATCATATTGACAAATTATATTGTGACAACTGGTCAATTGTAAAACTGtcttgtgcatcatcttttgtTAATAATGTCTATGGATATATTGTTGCTGTTATATTTTGTTGCTGTGCTGTTATCATCATTGTATCCTATGTTAAACTGATCTCTGCATGTAAAGCATCTTTAGAAAATAGAAGGAAATTCTGGCAAACATGTCTGCCACACATATTATCACTGATAAATTAtacttttgctttgctttttgatGTTATGTATAGCAGATATGGTTCAAATGATATTCCAGAGAGTCTCCGCAATTTTTTGGCTCTCGAACTGGTGATAGTCCCACCTGTGTTCAATCCTTTAATCTATGGACTAAATATTAGAGCAGTGCGTAGAGTTTTTGCCTCATGCATTTCCACAAGAGTGAACATTTAGAAAGCTCAAAAAGGCATAAAAATCTTGACAATTTCTTGATGTACTGTACTGAAACAGACATGCAAATGTTAAAATTTTATGAATGAACTGTAACAGAAAAACAACCATGTACAATCTGTAAACATATGAACAGCACTAGGCACAGTATCATAAaacattccagaaaaaaaaaaaatgttttcactgcTCCCAGATCCACTGATGAATTTTCCTGTTTACATACTTTGTTGATTGATTTGCAAATGTTTAATTgaaatagtatatttaaaaaatactgagattTAAACACATAACTATTTTGCTTAAAACAGTTTACTATGCaaaaattttacttaatattatacTGCTATTTTACAGTGACACCAATAATGCAATTATTGCCAATAATCAGACTTAATAGAATCTCATGAAGCAACCCTTTAATGCATTATTCTGAtcataaattaattgattaaactACTGGTtggttatgtgtttttatttgtaattacgcTGCCTTCAAGCCCTTCACATGAACCTGGTATTTGGCCTCCCTCATTTTATAGGAAATgcatttaaaggtatagtttacccaaaaataaacattagctgAAGACTTAATCAcactcaggccattcaagatataggtgaatttgtttcttcatcagaacagatttggagaaatttagcattacatgacttgctcaccaatggatcctctgcactgaatgAGTGTCGTctaaatgagagtccaaacagctgaaaaaaaaaaaaccatcacaataatccagaagtaatctACATGATTCAAGTGgattaattaatgtcttgtgaagtgaaaagccaCGTgtttgaaacaaatccatcattaataaGTTTTTACCTAAACTCcattttttcttgcaaaaaaaacattaaattaatctaTAATCTatgttttttaactgttttcactattaaacagtattttatctgaacatatttctctcctggttcagacaatatgactttttcactgaagaaagcaatattatggatagagaacttgtattttagctggaagcaacgaACTGAAGGTaaaaaacgtctcggttacgtatggtaaccctcgttccctgaaggagggaacggagacatcacgtcggtgaccgactaattgggatatcgcttcgatagaccaatctacttcgagtgtaaactaaacaagccaatgcacattggcatgcaattattgcatccagctgccgctgatcacagcgtgggtataataaggcagcaggtgcaatgcataccaggttttcccTGAGGAGCCGAGCCTGAGAACCAGCGGAtcagtggtggtacagcaaccgtggcgatgggacgtgacgtctccattccctccttcagggaacgagggttaccacacgtaactgagatgttccctttcagtcggtcactctcgacaacATGTcagtgaccgactaattgggatccctaccaaagcgccatgggttcTGCCCTTCCAGTGACCCGTGCGAGCCGCCTGCACCCCTATTAGGTATAGGCCAGGgttcggaacaagtagttccactcgccattgtcaaagcactacctcactgggtgagattgaataacactgggaaaacgtacccgttccgcttggaacagggacgctgcggaagccccatccttcgtgaaggagttttcggaagcaaatacacacatagcatcagtttaggtgtatatggagaaattcgaggtgattaaaaccctcttggaaaggcagaagtctgccgggaaacacaggctctaaggctataccatggactatacGCATTCGAGTACCGCTtaagtctcaatatggaacccagccttctacggttctcacggattcatcatgaaggcctggcaccAGACGTTctgccgcgtccagctgcctagggtgatggaggatctcaacagggtctacagtacggacactctggagcggttttagcaagccgacactaactgGGGCCTAactgggaaccttgggcacatagccggggccggggcctcaggattacctgggagtcagccggcccaaactctaggcacgaatcgtcaaccgaaaatgcgtgcaggtcccctaccctcttgatggtggccagtgcaagcaggagcagagttttcaatgaaagaaactttagctcaactgaatgcaaaggtttgaatgggccctgctgtagtgattttagcaccatagtcaggtcccaagagggtatagaggggggccgggaaggatttaacatCCTGGCCCCTCTACGTAACCttatgatgaggtcatgcttacctaaagacttcccattcacagggtcatggtatgcagcaacctggactttgagagTGGACGGAGATAGCCTtcactccagcccttgctgcagaaaggaaagcacgaccgcaatctGGCATCTTCGGGG comes from the Cyprinus carpio isolate SPL01 chromosome B21, ASM1834038v1, whole genome shotgun sequence genome and includes:
- the LOC109078576 gene encoding olfactory receptor 5M3-like, producing MNILNLVDNMSYPFRLTLMMPKESKSYWHIYFTCFLLIYLAILSINIRLVMVIIMQKALHEPMYIFLCHLSVNGVYGASGFYPKFLSDLILDSYVISSHMCALQSFVIYSSLLCEFTILTVMSYDRYVAICKPLDYHSKLTKNTCVKLILFSWFVPNFSVIPAALLSNLRLFCKYHIDKLYCDNWSIVKLSCASSFVNNVYGYIVAVIFCCCAVIIIVSYVKLISACKASLENRRKFWQTCLPHILSLINYTFALLFDVMYSRYGSNDIPESLRNFLALELVIVPPVFNPLIYGLNIRAVRRVFASCISTRVNI